From Streptomyces durmitorensis, a single genomic window includes:
- a CDS encoding ABC transporter ATP-binding protein, whose product MTTTAAPPVTAVSFEQVTKSFGDVRAVDSLTLDLHPGETVALLGPNGAGKSSTLDLLLGLRHADSGTVRVFGTSPREAITAGRVGAMLQSGGLMGEVTVRELVRLACDLHPRPYRADDVLAAAGLTQLAGRKVDKLSGGQEQRVRFALATAGANDLIVLDEPTTGMDVTVRQAFWATMREQADQGRTVLFATHYLEEADAIADRVLVLHRGRLLADGTAAEIKAKAGARRVAFDLAELDAGLAEQLRALPFLTAVDVSGHTVRLQSTDADATVHALYGLGLYPRNLEVAGLGLEQAFVAITEAEEAKKEAGTC is encoded by the coding sequence ATGACGACGACCGCAGCACCGCCCGTCACCGCGGTGAGCTTCGAGCAGGTGACCAAGAGCTTCGGGGACGTCCGCGCCGTGGACTCCCTCACGCTCGATCTCCACCCCGGCGAGACCGTCGCCCTCCTCGGACCGAACGGCGCGGGCAAGTCCTCCACGCTCGACCTGCTCCTCGGCCTGCGGCACGCCGACAGCGGCACCGTGCGGGTCTTCGGGACGAGCCCGCGCGAGGCGATCACCGCGGGCCGGGTCGGCGCGATGCTCCAGAGCGGCGGCCTGATGGGGGAGGTCACCGTCCGCGAGCTGGTGCGGCTCGCCTGCGATCTGCACCCCAGGCCGTACCGCGCGGACGACGTGCTGGCCGCCGCGGGCCTCACCCAGCTCGCGGGCCGCAAGGTCGACAAGCTCTCCGGCGGGCAGGAACAGCGCGTCCGATTCGCACTCGCGACCGCCGGTGCGAACGACCTGATCGTCCTGGACGAGCCGACCACCGGCATGGACGTCACCGTGCGCCAGGCCTTCTGGGCCACCATGCGCGAGCAGGCCGACCAGGGCCGCACGGTCCTGTTCGCCACGCACTACCTGGAAGAGGCCGACGCGATCGCGGACCGGGTCCTGGTCCTGCACCGCGGCCGTCTCCTCGCGGACGGCACGGCCGCCGAGATCAAGGCGAAGGCGGGGGCACGGAGGGTCGCCTTCGACCTCGCCGAGCTGGACGCCGGACTCGCCGAGCAGCTCCGCGCGCTGCCGTTCCTCACCGCCGTGGACGTGTCGGGCCACACCGTACGGCTCCAGTCGACGGACGCCGACGCCACCGTGCACGCGCTGTACGGGCTCGGTCTTTACCCCCGCAACCTCGAAGTCGCGGGCCTCGGCCTGGAGCAGGCCTTCGTGGCGATCACCGAGGCCGAGGAGGCCAAGAAGGAGGCAGGGACATGCTGA
- a CDS encoding sensor histidine kinase, which produces MNDTDCPEPGHPLKSFGRPVADRRQLWTKALWIGIWLVFLASPVEDLVGGEHGGTATVLGSLGLTAFVICYLTLVFRYTSRVFEWRVVHVSFGALLALAMILSFAFGTAWLGLFVYVAVSAGAVLPLRHAAWAIPAVTGVMILIGLRTDSVADLLGSLAVLTLLVGFAMTGVRELVRTTIQLRQARATVAQLAANEERLRLARDLHDLLGHSLSLITLKSELAGRMLPAHPDKAAQQVADIEQVSRQALVDVREAVSGYRRRTLAGELAGARTALTAAGVEADVPLQAPAVLPAEEGETALAWALREAVTNVVRHSGARRCTVAFTSRHTLDGPVVELSVEDDGRGGQAAAQGNGLTGLTERVEAVGGVLDVGPGDRRGFRLTARVPLDRGETPASGDAALGSSP; this is translated from the coding sequence GTGAACGACACCGACTGCCCCGAGCCCGGCCACCCGCTGAAGAGCTTCGGCCGTCCGGTGGCGGACCGCCGCCAGCTGTGGACGAAGGCGCTGTGGATCGGCATCTGGCTGGTCTTCCTCGCCAGTCCGGTGGAGGACCTGGTGGGAGGCGAGCACGGCGGCACGGCCACGGTGCTGGGCAGCCTCGGTCTGACCGCCTTCGTGATCTGCTATCTGACCCTGGTCTTCCGCTACACCTCCAGGGTGTTCGAGTGGCGCGTGGTGCACGTGTCGTTCGGGGCGCTGCTCGCGCTTGCCATGATCCTTTCGTTCGCCTTCGGCACGGCCTGGCTCGGGCTCTTCGTCTACGTCGCCGTGTCCGCGGGGGCCGTGCTGCCGCTGCGGCACGCGGCGTGGGCCATCCCGGCCGTCACCGGCGTGATGATCCTGATCGGCCTGCGCACCGACAGCGTCGCGGACCTGCTCGGCAGCCTCGCCGTGCTGACCCTCCTGGTCGGCTTCGCGATGACCGGCGTGCGCGAGCTGGTCCGTACGACGATCCAGCTGCGCCAGGCACGGGCCACCGTCGCCCAACTGGCCGCCAACGAGGAGCGGCTGCGGCTCGCCCGCGACCTGCACGATCTCCTGGGCCACTCGCTCTCCCTGATCACGCTGAAGAGCGAGCTCGCAGGGCGAATGCTCCCGGCCCACCCCGACAAGGCGGCGCAGCAGGTGGCGGACATCGAGCAGGTCAGCCGCCAGGCCCTGGTGGACGTGCGCGAGGCGGTCTCCGGCTACCGCAGGCGCACCCTCGCCGGCGAGCTCGCGGGCGCCCGCACGGCGCTGACCGCCGCCGGTGTCGAGGCCGACGTACCGCTTCAGGCGCCCGCCGTGCTGCCCGCGGAGGAGGGGGAGACGGCGCTGGCCTGGGCGCTGCGCGAGGCGGTGACGAACGTCGTGCGGCACAGCGGCGCGCGCCGCTGCACGGTGGCGTTCACCTCGCGGCACACCCTCGACGGCCCGGTCGTCGAGCTGTCGGTGGAGGACGACGGCAGGGGCGGTCAGGCCGCCGCCCAGGGCAACGGCCTGACGGGCCTGACCGAGCGCGTGGAGGCGGTCGGCGGCGTCCTGGACGTGGGGCCGGGCGACCGCAGGGGCTTCAGGCTCACGGCGAGGGTGCCCCTTGACCGGGGCGAGACACCGGCGTCCGGCGACGCCGCCCTAGGATCTTCGCCATGA
- a CDS encoding DUF2000 domain-containing protein, which translates to MRTTAETDIAATESAGVTGEAPVRFDTKIAVLLRDDLEPWQRLNVTAFLVSGLGTAAPEVIGEPYEDADGTPYLPMFRQPVLVFEGSKETLTAAHGRVLSRSLPRAVFTSDLFATGNDRDNRAAVRAVPADQLDLVGIAVHGPRNAVDKILKGARMHP; encoded by the coding sequence ATGAGAACCACCGCTGAGACAGACATCGCCGCGACGGAATCCGCCGGGGTCACGGGCGAGGCGCCCGTCCGCTTCGACACGAAGATCGCCGTCCTGCTCCGTGACGACCTGGAGCCCTGGCAGCGCCTCAACGTGACGGCGTTCCTGGTCAGCGGGCTCGGCACGGCGGCTCCCGAGGTGATCGGCGAGCCGTACGAGGACGCCGACGGCACCCCCTACCTGCCGATGTTCCGCCAGCCCGTCCTGGTCTTCGAGGGGTCGAAGGAGACGCTGACCGCCGCGCACGGCCGCGTGCTGTCCCGCTCGCTGCCGCGGGCGGTGTTCACGTCGGACCTGTTCGCCACCGGCAACGACCGGGACAACCGGGCGGCGGTGCGGGCCGTGCCGGCCGACCAGCTCGACCTGGTGGGGATCGCCGTCCACGGTCCGCGCAATGCCGTCGACAAGATCCTCAAAGGGGCCCGGATGCATCCTTGA
- a CDS encoding helix-turn-helix transcriptional regulator, giving the protein MVARQEISAWRPPVAGVVEVFHAHFTEHAYPMHVHDAWTLLIVDDGAVRYDLDRHEHGTPGDTVSLLPPQVPHNGSPATPDGFRKRVLYLDMTQLDESFIGPAVDGPDLVDPVLRRRVGQLHAALAHRGDELEAESRLALIGERLRGHLRPRIATPAPGGPGRGVARDLRDLLDERLLDGVTLDEAARLVHAHPSHLVRAFSGAFGIAPHQYVMSRRVDHARRLLLAGLRPGEVAAAAGFYDQSHLTRHFKRVVGIAPGRYARTGAATGAAKGPATGAAEGPVS; this is encoded by the coding sequence ATGGTGGCCCGGCAGGAGATCTCCGCATGGCGCCCGCCGGTCGCGGGTGTCGTGGAGGTCTTCCACGCCCACTTCACCGAGCACGCGTATCCGATGCACGTCCACGACGCGTGGACCCTGCTGATCGTGGACGACGGAGCCGTCCGGTACGACCTGGACCGCCATGAGCACGGCACCCCGGGCGACACCGTCTCGCTGCTCCCGCCGCAGGTCCCGCACAACGGCTCGCCCGCCACCCCCGACGGCTTCCGCAAGCGCGTGCTCTACCTGGACATGACGCAGCTGGACGAGAGCTTCATCGGCCCCGCGGTGGACGGCCCCGATCTGGTCGACCCCGTCCTGCGTCGGCGTGTGGGCCAGCTGCACGCGGCCCTGGCGCACCGGGGCGACGAGCTGGAGGCCGAGAGCCGCCTGGCGCTGATCGGCGAGCGGCTGCGCGGACACCTGCGCCCCAGGATCGCCACCCCCGCACCGGGCGGCCCCGGCCGGGGCGTGGCCCGCGACCTCCGCGATCTCCTCGACGAGCGGCTGCTCGACGGCGTGACGCTCGACGAGGCCGCGCGCCTGGTCCACGCCCACCCCAGCCATCTCGTACGCGCCTTCAGCGGGGCCTTCGGCATCGCGCCGCACCAGTACGTGATGTCCCGCCGCGTCGACCACGCCCGCAGGCTCCTCCTGGCGGGCCTGCGGCCGGGCGAGGTGGCGGCCGCCGCCGGTTTCTACGACCAGTCGCACCTCACCCGGCACTTCAAGCGGGTGGTGGGGATCGCTCCGGGGCGTTACGCCCGCACGGGAGCCGCTACAGGAGCCGCCAAGGGACCCGCCACGGGAGCCGCCGAGGGACCCGTCAGTTGA
- a CDS encoding bifunctional succinyldiaminopimelate transaminase/glutamate-prephenate aminotransferase, which yields MSVVAGLSGRLPTFPWDKLEPYKATAAAHPGGIVDLSVGTPVDPVPELIQKALIAAADSPGYPTVWGTPELRDAITGWCERRLGARDVTHRNVLPIVGSKELVAWLPTQLGLGPGDVVAYPRLAYPTYEVGARLARAQYVAYDDPTELDPAGLKLLWLNSPSNPTGRVLSKEELTRTVAWAREHGVLLVSDECYLELGWEAEPVSVLHPDVCGGSYEGIVAVHSLSKRSNLAGYRAAFVAGDAAVLGDLLQIRKHGGMMTSAPTQAAVVAALGDDQHVREQRERYLARRTALRDALLKHGFRIEHSEASLYLWATRDESCWDTVGHLAGLGILVAPGDFYGPAGDRFVRVALTATDERVAAAVERLA from the coding sequence GTGTCCGTAGTCGCAGGTCTCTCTGGCCGCCTTCCCACCTTCCCCTGGGACAAGCTCGAGCCGTACAAGGCCACGGCGGCCGCCCACCCCGGCGGCATCGTCGACCTGTCGGTGGGCACACCGGTCGACCCGGTGCCCGAGCTGATCCAGAAAGCGCTGATCGCGGCGGCGGACTCGCCGGGCTACCCGACGGTCTGGGGCACGCCCGAGCTGCGCGACGCGATCACCGGCTGGTGCGAGCGCCGCCTGGGCGCACGCGACGTCACCCACCGGAACGTCCTGCCGATCGTCGGCTCCAAGGAGCTGGTGGCCTGGCTCCCGACGCAGCTGGGCCTGGGTCCGGGCGACGTCGTCGCCTACCCGCGCCTCGCGTACCCGACGTACGAGGTGGGCGCCCGCCTGGCCCGCGCGCAGTACGTCGCGTACGACGACCCCACCGAGCTCGACCCGGCCGGACTCAAGCTGCTCTGGCTCAACTCGCCCTCGAACCCCACCGGTCGCGTCCTGTCCAAGGAAGAGCTGACCCGCACCGTCGCCTGGGCGCGCGAGCACGGGGTGCTCCTCGTCAGCGACGAGTGCTATCTGGAGCTCGGCTGGGAGGCGGAGCCGGTCTCGGTCCTGCACCCGGACGTGTGCGGCGGTTCGTACGAGGGGATCGTCGCCGTCCACTCCCTCTCCAAGCGGTCGAACCTCGCGGGCTACCGCGCGGCGTTCGTCGCCGGTGACGCGGCCGTGCTCGGCGATCTGCTCCAGATCCGCAAGCACGGCGGCATGATGACGTCCGCGCCGACGCAGGCGGCGGTCGTCGCCGCGCTCGGGGACGACCAGCACGTGCGCGAACAGCGCGAGCGGTATCTCGCCCGGCGCACCGCCCTGCGCGACGCCCTCCTCAAGCACGGCTTCCGCATCGAGCACAGCGAGGCGAGCCTCTACCTCTGGGCGACCCGGGACGAGTCCTGCTGGGACACGGTCGGGCACCTCGCGGGGCTCGGCATCCTCGTGGCGCCCGGCGACTTCTACGGCCCGGCGGGCGACCGCTTCGTGCGCGTGGCGCTGACCGCGACGGACGAGCGCGTGGCCGCGGCGGTCGAGCGGCTCGCCTGA
- a CDS encoding transglutaminase-like domain-containing protein yields the protein MHPLSPERRRLFADQARSARPDLAQLCLLIGAEADPDLDEAGMRAARRILDRLAEQLAEQLAERLPDQATGPRSWALALAELLGQRYGFKGRPGDYQRLQSVLLHEVLRRRRGLPILLSVVWIEVARRAGAPVHGVALPGHFVVGFGTRDDQVLANPFAGGDVLSRTDAELMVAGATGAPLAPSMLSPAGPLDIVLRVLNNIRAWAAARPERSDVALWAVELSLLLPAHSDRLHYDRAQLLVQRGDFLTGALEIETYADALAASDEAAAVRLRQEAHGARAMLN from the coding sequence ATGCACCCCCTATCCCCCGAGCGGCGACGTCTCTTCGCCGATCAGGCACGGTCCGCGCGGCCCGATCTCGCGCAGCTGTGCCTGCTGATCGGCGCGGAGGCGGACCCGGATCTCGACGAAGCGGGCATGCGCGCGGCGCGGCGCATCCTCGACCGCCTGGCCGAACAGCTGGCCGAACAGCTGGCCGAGCGGCTACCCGATCAGGCCACCGGCCCCCGGTCCTGGGCTCTGGCGCTGGCCGAACTGCTCGGCCAGCGCTATGGGTTCAAGGGCAGGCCCGGCGACTACCAGCGCCTCCAGTCGGTGCTCCTGCACGAAGTCCTGCGGCGGCGCAGAGGCCTGCCCATCCTGCTCTCCGTAGTGTGGATCGAGGTGGCGCGCCGCGCGGGCGCACCCGTCCACGGGGTGGCCCTGCCCGGTCACTTCGTGGTCGGCTTCGGCACCCGCGACGATCAGGTGCTCGCCAATCCCTTCGCGGGAGGCGACGTACTGTCCCGCACGGACGCGGAGTTGATGGTGGCCGGGGCCACGGGCGCACCGCTCGCGCCGTCGATGCTGAGCCCGGCGGGGCCCCTGGACATCGTGCTGCGCGTCCTCAACAACATCCGTGCGTGGGCCGCGGCGCGCCCCGAGCGCTCGGACGTCGCGCTCTGGGCCGTCGAACTCTCCCTGCTGCTGCCCGCGCACTCCGACCGGCTGCACTACGACCGGGCCCAACTCCTGGTCCAGCGCGGCGACTTCCTGACCGGCGCCCTGGAGATCGAGACGTACGCCGACGCCCTTGCCGCCTCCGACGAGGCGGCGGCGGTGCGGCTGCGCCAGGAGGCGCACGGGGCGCGGGCGATGCTGAACTGA
- a CDS encoding ABC transporter permease yields MLIKLEIIRALRNKKFLFFSVIYPSMLFLIIAGGQNSTDMVGDTGLALPAFFMVSMASFGALTAVLMGNSERIAKERESGWVRQLRLTSLPGRGYVIAKTASAAVVSLPSIVVVFVVAAIVKDVRLEAWQWLALTAAIWAGSLCFAALGVAIGYLATGDAVRPITMIVYFGLSVLGGLWMPTATFPQWLSDIAAWLPTHAYAALGQAIELGDAPHAKDIALLVGYFVLFAGGAAWLYRKDTSKA; encoded by the coding sequence ATGCTGATCAAGCTGGAAATCATCCGCGCCCTGCGCAACAAGAAGTTCCTGTTCTTCTCGGTGATCTATCCGTCGATGCTCTTCCTGATCATCGCGGGCGGCCAGAACAGCACGGACATGGTCGGCGACACGGGCCTCGCGCTCCCCGCCTTCTTCATGGTGTCGATGGCGTCGTTCGGCGCCCTCACCGCCGTCCTCATGGGCAACAGCGAGCGCATCGCCAAGGAGCGCGAGAGCGGCTGGGTGCGCCAGCTGCGCCTGACGAGCCTGCCGGGGCGCGGCTATGTGATCGCCAAGACGGCCAGCGCCGCCGTGGTCAGCCTGCCGTCGATCGTCGTGGTGTTCGTGGTCGCCGCGATCGTCAAGGACGTACGCCTTGAAGCCTGGCAGTGGCTGGCCCTGACCGCCGCGATCTGGGCGGGCAGCCTCTGTTTCGCCGCGCTCGGTGTGGCCATCGGCTATCTCGCGACCGGCGACGCCGTCCGCCCGATCACGATGATCGTGTACTTCGGGCTCTCCGTGCTCGGCGGCCTGTGGATGCCCACGGCCACCTTCCCGCAGTGGCTGAGCGACATCGCGGCCTGGCTGCCGACCCATGCGTACGCTGCCCTCGGACAGGCCATCGAACTGGGCGACGCCCCGCACGCGAAGGACATCGCGCTCCTCGTCGGGTACTTCGTCCTCTTCGCGGGCGGCGCGGCCTGGCTGTACCGGAAGGACACATCGAAGGCGTGA
- a CDS encoding GNAT family N-acetyltransferase: MEFTAGGRLEVRITPADVGKRVSVRRLNDGSRTGGKFTDTVGVLTSWNGGVVLITRRDGERVRIVESSLVAGKVVPSAPARRRGPAASYPELARVSARAWQPVESEALGEWELRAAAGFTRRANSVLPVGDPGRPLDEALAYVRHWYEQRELPAYIQTATGADGTQELLCAELEERGWEREVSAELHVGALAPLGDPDLPEATVERVHLSRSFDEAWLRRYKRFGVPGPHVGKVLAGGPSVWFASVPGASFDAGPAAIGRCVVDGRWAGFMAVEVDPAHRRQGLATAVMAALSRQALSEGASAAWLQVEDDNEGARKLYGGLGFAAHHTYHHYRYPSAR, from the coding sequence GTGGAATTCACTGCGGGCGGACGGCTCGAGGTCCGAATTACCCCTGCTGACGTGGGCAAACGGGTATCGGTCCGGCGCCTCAACGATGGGTCGAGGACGGGCGGTAAGTTCACTGACACGGTGGGTGTTCTCACATCGTGGAACGGCGGTGTGGTACTGATCACACGGCGCGACGGTGAGCGTGTCCGCATCGTGGAGAGCTCCTTGGTGGCGGGCAAAGTCGTCCCCTCCGCCCCGGCCCGCAGGCGCGGCCCCGCGGCGTCCTACCCGGAACTGGCCCGGGTCTCCGCACGCGCCTGGCAGCCCGTGGAGAGCGAGGCGCTCGGCGAATGGGAGCTGCGGGCGGCGGCCGGATTCACCCGGCGGGCCAACTCGGTGCTGCCGGTGGGCGATCCGGGACGGCCGCTGGACGAGGCTCTCGCGTACGTACGTCACTGGTACGAGCAGCGGGAACTGCCCGCCTACATACAGACCGCGACCGGGGCCGACGGCACCCAGGAGCTGCTCTGCGCGGAGCTCGAGGAGCGGGGCTGGGAGCGCGAGGTGAGCGCGGAGCTCCACGTCGGCGCTCTCGCCCCGCTCGGCGATCCCGACCTGCCCGAGGCGACCGTGGAAAGGGTGCATCTTTCACGCTCTTTCGACGAGGCGTGGCTGCGGCGGTACAAGCGATTCGGGGTGCCGGGACCTCATGTGGGCAAGGTGCTGGCGGGCGGCCCCTCGGTGTGGTTCGCTTCCGTGCCCGGGGCCTCTTTCGACGCGGGGCCCGCGGCGATCGGGCGCTGCGTCGTGGACGGGCGCTGGGCGGGATTCATGGCGGTCGAGGTGGATCCGGCACACCGCAGGCAGGGACTTGCCACCGCGGTGATGGCCGCGCTGTCCCGGCAGGCGCTCTCCGAAGGCGCTTCGGCGGCCTGGCTTCAGGTCGAGGACGACAACGAGGGTGCGCGGAAGCTGTACGGCGGTCTTGGCTTCGCCGCGCACCACACGTACCACCACTATCGATACCCGTCGGCTCGGTAG
- a CDS encoding response regulator transcription factor yields MSTNSAGGPVRVLLAEDQSMVREALAALLGLEPDIEVVAQVARGDEVLAAAREHAVDVALLDIEMPGSTGIEAAAELHAELPELKIVVLTTFGRPGYLRSAMEAGADAFLVKDAPAAQLAEAVRKVLAGERVIDPTLAAAALAGGANPLTDREREVLRAAADGATNAELATALHLSAGTVRNYLSTAIQKLAVRNRAEAVKVARDKGWL; encoded by the coding sequence ATGAGTACGAACAGTGCGGGCGGCCCCGTCAGGGTGCTCCTCGCCGAGGACCAGTCGATGGTCCGTGAGGCGCTCGCGGCGCTGCTCGGCCTTGAGCCGGACATCGAGGTGGTCGCCCAGGTGGCCCGCGGCGACGAGGTCCTGGCGGCGGCGCGCGAGCACGCGGTGGACGTGGCGCTGCTCGACATCGAGATGCCGGGCAGCACGGGCATCGAGGCGGCGGCCGAACTCCACGCCGAGCTGCCGGAGTTGAAGATCGTGGTGCTCACCACCTTCGGCCGCCCCGGCTATCTGCGCAGCGCCATGGAGGCGGGCGCCGATGCCTTCCTGGTCAAGGACGCGCCCGCGGCCCAGCTCGCCGAAGCGGTCCGCAAGGTCCTCGCGGGGGAGCGGGTCATCGACCCCACGCTCGCGGCCGCGGCGCTCGCGGGCGGCGCGAACCCGCTGACCGACCGCGAGCGCGAGGTCCTGCGCGCCGCGGCCGACGGCGCCACCAACGCCGAACTGGCCACGGCCCTGCACCTCTCGGCGGGCACGGTCCGCAACTACCTCTCGACGGCGATCCAGAAGCTGGCCGTGCGCAACCGCGCCGAGGCGGTGAAGGTCGCCCGGGACAAGGGCTGGCTCTGA
- a CDS encoding SirB1 family protein, with the protein MHEESRTAASRRRFAEEARSERPDLSLLCLLVSAEADPELDDDGIDAAQIELDRLAGLLPYRPGGAREWAAALAELLGGRCGFMGTPADYQRLESSLLHEVLQRRRGLPILLSVVWIEVARRAGAPVYGVALPGHFIVGFGPRDEQVLTDPFAGGRLLTGEDAELLVAGSSGGTVSPSMLTPADPLNIVLRILNNIRAWAAARPERSDVALWAVELSLLLPSHPARLRYERAQLLVQRGDFLAGAAELETYADVVTTVEPTTADRVRDQARAARAMLN; encoded by the coding sequence ATGCACGAGGAGTCAAGGACCGCCGCGTCCCGGCGGCGGTTCGCTGAGGAGGCCAGGTCCGAGCGGCCCGACCTGTCCCTGCTGTGCCTCCTGGTGAGCGCGGAGGCAGATCCCGAACTCGACGACGACGGCATCGACGCCGCGCAGATCGAGCTCGACCGGCTCGCAGGACTGCTGCCCTACCGCCCCGGCGGGGCGCGGGAGTGGGCCGCCGCGCTCGCCGAACTCCTGGGCGGGCGGTGCGGGTTCATGGGGACGCCCGCCGACTATCAGCGTCTGGAGTCCTCCCTCCTCCACGAGGTGCTCCAGCGCCGCCGGGGCCTGCCGATCCTGCTCTCGGTGGTGTGGATCGAGGTGGCACGCCGGGCGGGCGCGCCCGTCTACGGCGTCGCGCTGCCCGGTCACTTCATCGTCGGGTTCGGCCCCCGTGACGAGCAGGTCCTGACCGACCCGTTCGCCGGGGGGCGGCTGCTCACGGGCGAGGACGCGGAGCTGCTCGTGGCCGGGTCCTCGGGCGGCACGGTGTCCCCCTCGATGCTGACGCCCGCCGATCCGCTGAACATCGTGCTGCGGATCCTCAACAACATCCGCGCGTGGGCGGCGGCCCGCCCCGAGCGCTCGGACGTCGCGCTCTGGGCCGTCGAGCTCTCCCTGCTGCTGCCCTCGCACCCGGCGCGCCTGCGCTACGAACGGGCCCAACTCCTGGTCCAGCGCGGCGACTTCCTCGCGGGAGCGGCGGAGCTCGAGACCTACGCCGACGTGGTGACGACGGTGGAGCCGACCACGGCGGACCGGGTGCGGGACCAGGCTCGGGCCGCGCGCGCCATGCTCAACTGA
- a CDS encoding MFS transporter, whose product MRTYRELFRTPEFTPFFLTSSFQVAAQTVSGLALGTLIYDRTGSPLLSALGMFGPSLAQVVGAAALLSAADRLPPRAATAGLALVFGVATAAQALPGLPLWAAFALLLGLGTLAALGGGVRYGLLDEILSREGYLLGRSVLNMSGGTMQICGFGLGGVLVATLSPRGTLLAGACLYLAAAVVARCGLGRRAPRATGRPAVAETWRTNASLWSCGHRRTVYLALWVPNGLIVGCESLFVPYAPGHAGLLFAFAAFGMLVGDVLTGRLLPRRWRERLGAPLRLLLAVPYLVLAVRPGLPFALTAVALASVGFSASLLLQEQLMALTPDASSGHALGLHASGMLTMQGVGAALAGGVAQLTSAPAAMAVLAMASVAVTLALAPGLRSAASAASVASVAQASRSTAAATRSSVAVSATRTKRSPAGP is encoded by the coding sequence ATGCGCACCTACCGCGAGCTCTTCCGCACCCCGGAGTTCACGCCGTTCTTCCTGACCTCCTCCTTCCAGGTGGCGGCCCAGACGGTGAGCGGCCTTGCCCTCGGCACGCTGATCTACGACCGGACCGGCTCGCCGCTGCTCTCCGCCCTCGGCATGTTCGGCCCCTCGCTGGCCCAAGTCGTGGGCGCCGCTGCCCTGTTGTCGGCGGCGGACCGGCTGCCGCCGCGCGCCGCGACGGCGGGCCTCGCGCTGGTCTTCGGCGTCGCCACCGCCGCTCAGGCCCTGCCGGGGCTGCCGCTGTGGGCCGCCTTCGCGCTGCTCCTCGGCCTCGGGACCCTGGCCGCGCTCGGCGGCGGTGTGCGCTACGGACTGCTCGACGAGATCCTCTCCAGGGAGGGCTATCTGCTCGGCCGCTCCGTGCTCAACATGTCCGGCGGCACGATGCAGATCTGCGGCTTCGGGCTCGGCGGCGTCCTGGTCGCCACGCTCTCGCCGCGCGGCACGCTGCTCGCGGGCGCCTGCCTCTACCTCGCGGCGGCGGTCGTCGCGCGCTGCGGACTCGGCCGCAGGGCGCCGCGCGCCACGGGGCGCCCTGCGGTCGCCGAGACCTGGCGCACGAACGCGTCGCTGTGGTCGTGCGGACACCGCCGCACGGTGTATCTGGCGCTCTGGGTGCCCAACGGGCTGATCGTGGGCTGCGAGTCCCTCTTCGTCCCGTACGCCCCCGGGCACGCGGGGCTGCTCTTCGCCTTCGCCGCGTTCGGGATGCTCGTCGGGGACGTGCTGACCGGGCGGCTCCTGCCGCGCCGGTGGCGGGAGCGGCTGGGGGCGCCGCTGCGGCTGCTGCTCGCCGTGCCGTATCTGGTCCTCGCGGTGCGGCCCGGCCTGCCCTTCGCGCTGACGGCGGTCGCGCTCGCCTCGGTCGGGTTCTCGGCGAGCCTGCTGCTTCAGGAGCAGCTGATGGCCCTGACGCCGGACGCGTCGAGCGGGCACGCGCTCGGCCTGCACGCGTCCGGGATGCTCACGATGCAGGGCGTGGGCGCCGCGCTCGCGGGCGGCGTGGCCCAGCTGACGTCGGCGCCGGCCGCCATGGCCGTGCTCGCCATGGCGTCCGTCGCCGTCACGCTCGCGCTCGCCCCGGGGCTGCGGTCCGCGGCTTCAGCGGCTTCAGTGGCTTCAGTGGCTCAGGCGAGCCGCTCGACCGCCGCGGCCACGCGCTCGTCCGTCGCGGTCAGCGCCACGCGCACGAAGCGGTCGCCCGCCGGGCCGTAG
- the fdxA gene encoding ferredoxin — translation MTYVIAQPCVDVKDKACIEECPVDCIYEGSRSLYIHPDECVDCGACEPVCPVEAIFYEDDTPEEWKDYYKANVEFFDELGSPGGASKLGLIERDHAFIAALPPQNQ, via the coding sequence GTGACCTACGTCATCGCGCAGCCTTGTGTCGACGTCAAGGACAAGGCGTGCATCGAGGAGTGCCCGGTCGACTGCATTTACGAGGGCTCCCGGTCCTTGTACATCCACCCGGACGAATGCGTCGACTGTGGAGCCTGCGAACCGGTCTGCCCGGTCGAGGCGATCTTCTACGAGGACGACACTCCGGAAGAGTGGAAGGACTACTACAAGGCGAACGTCGAGTTCTTCGACGAGCTCGGATCGCCCGGTGGTGCCAGCAAGCTCGGCCTGATCGAGCGCGACCACGCCTTCATCGCCGCATTGCCGCCGCAGAACCAGTAA